The following proteins come from a genomic window of Ilumatobacter coccineus YM16-304:
- a CDS encoding ComEC/Rec2 family competence protein yields the protein MSLYSALVALDGDTRSEVGAGIDTRGTRYAIDAAERGHLHVATRHMVVIASSTVVGVWTRDVVVAAAVGLVVGVLCRRRALIALAVVLAVFGALRSERSWLGLAPDRLGPFEGWVRLVDDPQPYPSSTRVIVEVDGERFELWSRGRAQQLRIGEWRGGEWVRVSGRRVALDAERSGRVAWQHVVGELRLDWASDVWAGGAVARASNRVREAIERAGDALPGADGPLFRGLVVGDDREQPRAMIERFRASGLSHLTAVSGQNVSFVLAASGPLLRRLRPWARWAATVGLIAWFVALTRFEPSIVRAGVMAGLSATAFVLGRERAPVRILAVAVIGLVLIDPLLVWSIGFWLSVGATLGVSSAGPWIARRIESLDPTRLFALPIGVTLGAQLGVVVPSVLVFGRLPLVSIPANLLAVPVAGAVMLYGMPAGLIAGWCPPLAPVLMFPARLGTRWVDTVASVGARIEPGPSGQIVGWILVAVAVGVLLYVASRRDALGRCADSAADS from the coding sequence ATGAGCCTGTATTCGGCATTGGTCGCGCTCGACGGCGACACACGTTCGGAGGTGGGGGCAGGCATCGACACGCGTGGCACACGCTACGCGATCGACGCTGCCGAACGTGGGCACCTCCACGTCGCCACGCGCCACATGGTGGTCATCGCGTCGTCGACGGTGGTCGGGGTCTGGACTCGAGACGTCGTGGTCGCGGCCGCCGTCGGGCTGGTGGTGGGGGTGCTGTGTCGACGTCGAGCGTTGATCGCGCTGGCGGTCGTGCTCGCGGTGTTCGGTGCGCTGCGGAGCGAACGGTCGTGGCTCGGGCTCGCACCAGATCGGCTCGGGCCGTTCGAGGGCTGGGTACGTCTCGTCGACGACCCGCAGCCGTATCCGTCGAGCACTCGGGTGATCGTCGAGGTCGACGGCGAACGTTTCGAGCTGTGGTCTCGCGGCCGGGCGCAGCAACTGCGGATCGGGGAGTGGCGGGGCGGAGAGTGGGTTCGTGTCTCGGGACGCCGCGTGGCGCTCGATGCCGAACGCAGCGGTCGGGTCGCATGGCAACACGTCGTCGGTGAGCTCCGACTCGACTGGGCGAGCGACGTCTGGGCCGGGGGAGCGGTGGCCCGGGCCTCCAACCGCGTCCGCGAGGCGATCGAACGCGCGGGTGATGCGCTCCCGGGTGCCGATGGTCCGCTGTTCCGCGGTCTGGTCGTCGGCGACGATCGAGAGCAACCGCGAGCGATGATCGAACGGTTCCGGGCGAGTGGCCTCTCGCATCTCACGGCCGTGTCGGGGCAGAACGTGTCGTTCGTTCTCGCGGCGAGCGGGCCGTTGCTGCGCCGCCTCCGACCGTGGGCACGATGGGCGGCGACGGTGGGGTTGATCGCGTGGTTCGTCGCGCTCACGCGTTTCGAACCATCGATCGTTCGTGCCGGCGTGATGGCTGGTCTGTCGGCGACGGCGTTCGTGCTCGGGCGCGAGCGCGCCCCGGTCCGCATCCTCGCGGTCGCCGTGATCGGCCTGGTGCTGATCGATCCGCTGCTGGTGTGGTCGATCGGATTCTGGTTGTCGGTGGGCGCCACGCTCGGGGTGAGCAGCGCCGGCCCGTGGATCGCCCGACGCATCGAGTCGCTCGACCCGACCAGGCTGTTCGCGCTCCCGATCGGGGTCACCCTCGGCGCGCAGTTGGGGGTGGTCGTTCCGAGCGTGCTGGTGTTCGGCCGTCTGCCGCTCGTGAGCATCCCGGCCAATCTGCTCGCCGTGCCGGTGGCGGGCGCGGTGATGCTCTACGGCATGCCGGCCGGGTTGATCGCGGGCTGGTGTCCGCCGCTCGCGCCGGTGCTGATGTTCCCGGCGCGGCTCGGCACTCGCTGGGTCGACACCGTCGCCTCCGTCGGAGCGCGCATCGAACCGGGTCCCAGCGGGCAGATCGTGGGTTGGATACTCGTGGCCGTGGCGGTCGGCGTGTTGCTGTACGTCGCCTCGCGGCGAGACGCGTTGGGCCGATGCGCCGATTCCGCGGCAGACTCTTGA
- the holA gene encoding DNA polymerase III subunit delta — protein sequence MANYLVTGDDESLVRTAVANLVNELVGDGDRSMMVDEFDGDDYELRVVVDSAQTPPFLTDKRVVVGRSVSRFNADDLPALLAYLANPLDTSDLILAEGGDGRMSKKITDAVKASGTIIATAPPKKAGDRQTWIREQISDAGLQIEPQAVARLVDWLGEEPARLDGVLGTLRGAFGDGGKLSLDDIEPFLGEAGGVPPWDFTDAISSGQTAKALLLLGRMIHGGKRHPLQIMSTLHSHYSSIAKLDGANARTEQDAMAATGIKSPFPAKKAMQNYRKLGGASTKRAIELLAQADLDLRGAKDLDAELVMEVLVARLSKLR from the coding sequence ATGGCGAACTACCTCGTGACCGGAGACGACGAATCGCTCGTCCGGACCGCAGTGGCCAACCTGGTCAACGAGCTGGTCGGAGACGGCGATCGGTCGATGATGGTCGACGAGTTCGACGGCGACGACTACGAACTCCGTGTGGTGGTCGACTCGGCGCAGACCCCGCCGTTCCTGACCGACAAGCGCGTCGTGGTGGGCCGCAGCGTCAGTCGCTTCAACGCCGACGACCTGCCCGCGCTCCTCGCCTACCTCGCGAACCCGCTCGACACGTCCGACCTCATCCTCGCCGAAGGCGGCGACGGCCGCATGTCGAAGAAGATCACCGATGCGGTCAAGGCATCCGGAACCATCATCGCCACGGCGCCGCCGAAGAAGGCGGGCGACCGGCAGACCTGGATCCGTGAGCAGATCAGCGACGCCGGTCTGCAGATCGAACCGCAGGCGGTGGCTCGTCTCGTCGACTGGCTCGGGGAAGAACCGGCGCGGCTCGACGGTGTGCTCGGGACGCTCCGGGGTGCCTTCGGCGACGGCGGGAAGCTGTCGCTCGACGACATCGAACCGTTCCTCGGCGAGGCCGGTGGCGTGCCACCCTGGGACTTCACCGATGCGATCAGCAGCGGGCAGACGGCCAAGGCGCTGTTGCTGCTCGGTCGGATGATCCACGGGGGCAAGCGCCACCCGCTGCAGATCATGTCGACGCTGCACAGCCACTACAGCTCCATCGCGAAGCTCGACGGTGCCAACGCTCGGACCGAGCAGGATGCGATGGCGGCAACGGGCATCAAGTCGCCGTTCCCGGCCAAGAAGGCGATGCAGAACTACCGCAAGCTCGGCGGTGCCAGCACCAAGCGAGCCATCGAGTTGCTCGCGCAGGCCGACCTCGACCTGCGCGGCGCCAAAGACCTCGACGCGGAACTGGTGATGGAAGTCCTGGTCGCCCGCCTCAGCAAACTTCGCTGA
- the rpsT gene encoding 30S ribosomal protein S20 gives MANIKSQKKRIRTNAKSQERNKMVRAEMRTRVKAALADGDATGEAARAAIKRIDSAAAKGVIHKNTAARKKSRLMKQLHAS, from the coding sequence ATGGCAAACATCAAGAGCCAGAAAAAGCGCATCCGCACCAACGCCAAGTCGCAGGAGCGCAACAAGATGGTGCGCGCCGAGATGCGTACCCGCGTCAAGGCTGCGCTGGCCGACGGCGACGCAACGGGCGAGGCCGCTCGTGCCGCCATCAAGCGCATCGACTCGGCTGCCGCCAAGGGCGTCATCCACAAGAACACGGCCGCTCGCAAGAAGAGCCGCCTGATGAAGCAGCTTCACGCCAGCTGA